The window ACATACCAAGGAGAGCAGGCTCAAGTGTGTCAACACATCCGTGTTCAGCGATGGATGGACTTCAATAGGGGTGTGATCAGAAACAGAATCCTTCCTTCAGATGTCGAGTTCACAGGCTTGATTACACAGCCGCCTTGCAATGCATACTGCAACAGATAAAATTAAACACTCGCGATTACTCTTTGCTTTGAAACGCCCTGGACCGCGATCAATGTGGTCccggttttttttttaagttcgaCCTCAAACGACAGAGATTTGAGAAATCATACAAAAAAGTATTCAAATGCAGTATCTCGCCGCGCAACCCAGCCGCCGCTAATGAAATGTGATTGTTTTGAGAGACGGCAAAGACAAACAGGCACTTAGGGTCTCTTTTGCGCTGTTTCTGTACAAATCTGAGTCGTTGTGCTCTTTAGGCTTCGTGATCAAAGCCTTCTAAACGGTTCCTAACAAAAGCTTCAAATGCATCCTGTAAAATGTGAATCATTAATCAGAGGCTCTCGAACGTAACTGATGATTTTCTCACAGATCATATGCTGCAGAACTGTTAAGAAACACAGATGAAGATAAAGGCAACAGTTCCCGCTCAAACACGCAGATTTAAGCATATTCATCTGGCTCTTCACATACATGAAAGCTCCCAGCTGCCCTTGCCAGCGAGCTGAGGACATTAAGGCTCAGCCCGGTTGATCTCTGATGACAAGGGTCTGGAGGAGGGATTAGAAGCACGGGGACCAAAGTTATGGTCATTCCCTTAAAAGGATGGCATTGCATCTCATAGGCCTGGAGCTTGCAGGAGTTGAAAGATCTTCAAAGGTCGGCTCACCCCACACAAcctaactcacacacacaaaaaaaaaaaaccttggaaGCATGAATTTTGAAACATGTGGACTtctaaaatattatttatttctcCCTTTTTGCGTTGCGACAGGCCACAACAAACCACTGCAGGCCACGTCTGAAAACTTtctagcttgttttttttttttttttgactcttCGTATGAGATAATCATCGTCAGTCGCGCGGTTACCTCCCGAGCTCACCAGCTCGCAGGAGACCATTAAAGCCTCCGTGGTCTCTCCGAAACTGGCTCATCAGAAACTGTCAAAATATCTGTTATGTAAGGCATggataatgaatgaatgaaaaaaaaaaaaaaagtagaagaaaaaaaaagacatcttttTAAGAACCATCCACAGGGGTAAATTGCAATGCATCAAAAGACAGATATGCATTAGATATGAGGAGAGGCGGGGCCTTTATCTCTATCCCGCTGCATATTGGCTGTTCAGCGATACCCAGTTTTTGGGCGAAATTCTGCAACAATAGTCGAAGCGCTGAGCGGTCGAGGGAGCTTGGGCTTAAGTTGACAGTGGAGCGACCGTTGGGGAGAGTGAATGGGAGCCTAGTTTAATAAGCCCTGGTACAGGCTGGACTTCACAGGGGGCTGGCACCGCTGAAATCAGAAAAGAAGTGCGGCGCAGATGAGGATGAGAAAGAAATCTAAAGGATCAGTCTGGTTAAATCATAAGAGCACAGCGCTGGGACTTGACATTCCTGTTCACCATTTTGTGGTTTGTAAACACGTAAGAATGGCAACGATTGCATTGTCTCACGCAAGAGCCGAGCTTTctgatggtgtgtttttttaaaagccgATTAATTGTCAACCTGTCAGATTACGAGAAATAAAAAGACTTTGACGTGAAACAGATTACCTTGCTTACGTTCTCAGAGAGGAGCTCCACTTCCACTTCACTCCACTGTTTCATCTTATTGACACTCGTGTTACATATTGTTAAAGCGTTCACTTAGAATCAATCACTTTTCATTGTTACTATTGCCCTCATTATTCATTGTTAGCTTCACTGATGCCTTGATGccgaacccccccccccccctccctcagtGGTCCTTTTTCTCCAACTGGAAAGAGAATGCgagaaaaaatattaaaacagcaGTGCAGCTTGCATCCAGTTTACCATGAGGGGTTGCAATTTTCCATGGAGAGAAGGGCAGGGaacagggggagaaaaaaagaagatgtatGAGTCGAGCTCCATGCATGTTTCTGGCAGAGCACTCCTACTTACCATGGAACCACACTGGCAGAGATTAGGGGGCCATCATGAAGGAGCCATAGAGGGTGAAGATAGCCAGGAGCTGCAGGGGTAGAGATAGATGAGACGGAGGAACAAGAGGACctggcgaaaaaaaaaaaggggggagaggggggagcaCAGAGGGGTGGATGAAAAGAAAGCAAGTTGGGGAGCACCAGCACCACTGGCTTGACCTggggaggatgggggggggggggttggaggGGGGGAGAAGCCAGAGATCCAATTAAAATCACACTTTGTCAGTCGGAGTCAACGCTGACACAGCCCGAGCCGGCTGCTTAAACCTTACTTGGGAAAGTATGGGAGCCGCGCAGCGCAAGTTACGCAAGATGTCATACACGGTTATGATGATGCATAAAAACCAAAGACCTGGTGTGACAAAGCAGCCCACCCCCTGGTACACAGCTGGGGCTCAACCCCAGCATGGCATAACAGCGACCCGGGGGGAGGGCGAGATAGCAATTCAATGGAACCCAAGGTGAAAtggatttatttacattaaattgATTTATACCCCCTGTATACCCCCTGTCCAAAATGGCGCCTGTGCTTGTTGCTAGGCAGAGAGCGCGGGAGTAAAGATGGCGGCGGACAAGTGGCAAACTGGGAAGCGGAGGGCTAATCAGCTGTGATTACTGGGGGGAAGGGTGTGGCAGGGTTCAGTGATTATGGAATATTACCACGGCTCGGACAGAACATACCACGTAACGCGCACGCGATGCAGTTGCGGACAAAAATCCACGGCTCGGGTCGACGCCTTTTGGCTTCCTGCTCGTTCTCGTGCGGCGAACGGAAAATCAGTTTTCCATATGCAAATCCAGAGGCGTCTCTGAGCACCAAATAATGTTTGATCACctctattgtgttttttctgaggCGGGATTTACTATTTTTGGAAAATGGAGGAGAATAGGGCAGAATGTGACAGTGCAGACAAGCGTTGGGGTTTAGAGGATGAGCTCTGGAGATAGAAATACCGAGTACGTTGAGATTACTTTGAAAACATCGATACTACAGTAGCACCAGAAAGCTTTTGATGCAAGCTATTGATAAGGTTGCAATACAAGAGAGGAGCGATCTCAGAAATTTCAGTCACCGCATCATTAAAGTACGCGGATCAAAGCCAACCCAGTTCACCTCAATTTAGTGGAAGAAAGGAGCACTTGAcaattgaaatattttttacagAATCAGCCACTTTAAATGATCCATCTTAGGCCACGCCATACTACTTAGCACAGAGTCTTAAACTCCCTGAATATGATCCTCGGTATCATCCCAGGGTCGTGCTGGTGCCGATTCACAACCGCTGCTCTTTAGCAAAAACAaattagaaaagaaaatgactgaagCAGAACCTGTCCACCGCCTCTCGTCTAGTTTCAGCTCGGTTCGGCTCTCGACCCCAAACAATGTTGCTGGTGGATGGAAGGTTTGGTTCAAACTGGTTTCAGAGTCCAGATACTGCAACTTGTGGATGCTTTTCACATAGATGCCTCGTGGAACGCTAAAAAAACCCCTAAAATTAACTGCAGCCAAACTCGAGGGGGAGgacttttaaagaaaaagcaTCATCAAAAACTATCCGACTCTCCCAAAAGATGTATCCCCACGAGCAACATGTGCAACGCAGACTTTTAACCGGCACGCGGAATGCATAAACAAGTTCATCACAGTTTTGCACCAAACTCAAAGAACAATTACACTGTaagcacataaaaacacagccGCTTACTTTGCATGTTTTCACAGAGGATTAGAGCACTTTTATAAAAAGAAATCGAAGGACGAACGCTGCAACAGAAATAACACGAGCGGCTCGGAGGTTTATATTAAAATGTTGCCGTACACACAACATCCAAACAAGAGACACCGCAAAACCAACGTCTTCTGAACTTTTAAACAAGCTAAAGCGTGTAAAAACTAAACGGTCGACACTGGCAGGAACACACAGTCGTTCACCTccatgtgttttctttgtgtgtgtgtgtggccatcGAGACGACTGCCCCTCCATCGAATCTGTTCGCTGGAATAAAGAACATccttaagaaaaaaacagctagtTAGCCTTCAAATCACTGTAAGCATAGAAAGAtttcaaagaaatgtaaaaatgaatgcACTTTTGACCTGGCTTCCTTTTGATATGCGAGGCGGAAATTGGTGTATAGAAAGGCGGTCATCTTAAATGGTATAAAATGCTGACATCTATACATGCAGGTGCAGGGAATAAAGCTTTAGCTTCCGGCAGCAGAGCCTTTATTACCTTATTCATCATAATTGAGACCCGTCCGACCTCCACAATAATCAAGCCATCGCAGTGTTTTTCTCGGGCAGGACGAAGGACGGACAATCTCCTGTGTGCATCATCTTTAGCTACACACGATTACACGTGCCATTAACTGTACTTCAACCTGGTCACTCAGCAGGTGATTTTGTCAGAGAGAGGTGTAATTTTTGACACAgggagtcaaaaaaaaaaacaaaaaaagaaaagaaacgggCAGAGTAAACCAAGAGTGAGCTGCATGACAACAACACTGACTAGAGATGAATTCAGCTCTGCACCAGGATCAGCAGCGAAAAAACTTAATTTGAAGCTGTGCCGAGGCTTCAAACTGAAATCTTCTCAGCTTATTTCTCTACAATAATGAGGTGTTGGTTGAAATTTGCATTCCAGAAGGTACAAGAAAGCAAgcaaacatgaacaaatgtcagcaGAAGCTGTAACTTGGGTGAAGTGAggcaaaacattattttttttttgctgttataGCAGCAAGGGgcgtccaaaaaaaaaaaaaactaaaaaaaaaaaaaaaactaacatgTCGTTTTatgaatatcattttttttttcctccaacttTTTCAACTTTTGTCGACAGCCAAAGGAAAAATGAACACCACATATCTGTCCCCTCTGAGCGGGACTGTGATTTTTGAACTGTGAAATCCAAAAAATCTGTTAATTCAGACTCAAAGTGAGGAGCTCGGAACACTTTGAATGTACGAGCCttcacagaggaaaaataaaagcctttcTGTTTGTGCTATAAAATAATGACAGGAATACTAAATGGGGCTGCATCAGTGTTTGCACGACGCAACGTTTTGGAGGCTCCATGGGTCAAATTTGCGTTCGCAGCTCGCTGTGACCTTCAAGGTTAGAGACGCTTTtggagcttgtgtgtgtgcgcacgacataaaaaaaaaagtgaatcagGGGATATAAAAATCTCCAAAAGTGACTCGAAGTGGAAGCAGAGAAGTACACGAGGGCGTGCAGAGACAGAATGCGCGTGACCTCGTGCCAGGTACACCTGCGTCCTGACGCGCGCACCCACATGACGTAGTTTGGAGCGTTTAAATCTCGCAGGTTTTGGGTTGAGAGACCGCTTGACTTTTACACTTcagtcttttgttgttgttgttgttgttgttgttgttgttttaaagtaaaTTACAGTCGATCACGTGAGATTCACCTGAACCAATGCACGTTTTTTTCGTGTGAGAGGCCTGACAGAATAAATCGTCTGTGCGTCACGAGATCCAGGCGGCGCCGCGTGGGtttgcaccaaaaaaaaaaaaaaaaaaaaactgctaacCTGCAAATATGGCGGACTGGAAATTATATgaattaaccaaaaaaaaaaaaaaaatagaaaaaagaaaaagaaagaaagaaagaaaaaagtttcaGTTCACGATGAGAATACATTGATTGGGTTTAACCACACACGCCTGATCAAAGAGAATATAGACACTTTAATAAAATATAGAATACATAATTAATTATACAGTAGGCTTATGTACAGTAGAACTGTATGCTAATTAAACGTTTTTAATAGTATCACGAACACTGGTTTATGCTCACACTGGTCTTACTTTGcacagaaatgtgaaatatacatataatacaaacagaaatgtgtaatgaaaagagggagaggagcagaaCTTAATCAAGGgatggaataataataattaaaaagaagagaaacttACTGAGCCTCGCAGTATCTTAATTACAGACTAATTACGCTGCAGGCCCATCGCGCAGGCTCGTGTTAGGTCACACATCTTTAACTTGAGAAGAGATCTCTCGGATATTTATTCCGTCGTGCGAAACACATAAAGACATGAATAATGTTTTCTATCATCCCGACACACATTACATCTAGTTTACATTCAGTAAAGTTCCCCAACACTCAGGGCTACATTCAGCAAGacgttttccttttcttttcttttttttttttttttttttctctcactttccaGTAATATAGCCTGTAAGTTCAGAAACACGCAGATttccattaaaaagaaaacaagaaatcgtctctctcattttttttccctctcgcTTTAAATTGAGATAGATATCTTTAATAATTATGTAACACAGCGAACAATTAGGCATATACACTTTGTTATAGTTCCTCTAAGAAAccgtggaggaggaagaggaggagggagaggaggaggaagaggaggaggaggaggaggagggggagatgcAGCTCCAAGCCGGACCCGACCGGACAAGGCCTCACGACGACACATTAAGCTTCGCCACATTTTAAAGTAGGATGACTCAGGAAGTGCCACGAAATATCTCATACAACAATCACAAAGAAATACAGAGAGTAATAGAGATACAGGTGTAAAGTGTTCTAtaacatggagaaaaaaaaataggcccagaaaaaaagcaaaaaaaaaaaaagccttgttcCTCAGAGAGTCGGGATGTTGCTGCACTGCTTTGGTGGGAAGGAGTCCACGCCGCTGTGGCATGTGTACCATCCGTTGACGATGCTTTTCTGAAAGGGGGAAGTGGAGGGGAAAGTCCTGGAGCTCTGGGCGAACGTGTGACCTGTCTGGCCGCAGGGGTACTGGGAGGACTGGGACCTGTAGCTGCCCCTCTGCAGCAACAAAGGGTCCAGCAGGGGCTGTGACCTGTGCGCGGAGTAGTCCAAACTGCTGTCAAACGTGTGATGGAAACGTGACCTCAGGGTCGACTCGTCTCGACTCTCCGGGGACAGGGGGGCGTCCTGGGTGGAGGTTGGTGGTGGATGCGTGGGGCTGATGTGGACTCCATCCGGGACTCGGGTCGACCTGGCCTCCGCGGCGTGACCCCCGTCACCTGGGGGACGCGCGTCACCGCTCTTGGCGTCGTGGGCCTTGTTGCAGTGCAGCTTCATGTGCTTGCGCAGGGAGCTCGGGTGGGTGTAGCACTTGTCGCAGCCCCTCACCTTGCACATGTAGGGTTTGTCGCTGGAGTGCACGTGAGAATGTTTCTTTCGGTCGCTGCTGTTCGCAAACCTCCGGTTGCAGCCCTCGAACTCACATttaaaaggtttctcacctaaacgtgcagagagagaaatggcGGCGGGTTATGACAAATGCTTGACAGGCCCCCGGTGCATGCTCTCCATGAACATACATCCTTATTATTACCATCATCTGTAGCATGAGTCAGCTGAGAGCGCATCATGCAACCAGgttcattaaagaaaaaaaaagaagacccTAGAAAACCCCCAAAAATGCACATTCAGGCTCCAGTCGACAGTGTGAAGTGTGTCTGAtcctcagctgtcagtcagtgactCTGCGAACACACAGCCGCTCTCAGGCCCTCATTAGAAAATGCCTAAAAACGTCACATTGTTTTAGTTAATTGCTCCTAATGCGCACAAaagaataacacacacacacaaaaacgcGCAATGAGTCATAAAACTGTTCAAACCAGTTGCTGAAAAACTTTTGGTAGCAACAAGTGAAGCCACAGTGGAGCAACAGGGCTTCTGGATCAACATGCCTTGGAGTGGCATGGAGCTGAAACAGCAAACGcaaagatttgttgtttttttttattctttaaatgGAGTTATCGTGAGCAGGATGAATTATGGCCATCGGGGTGATAATTGATCTCCCAGCTCAGAAGAAGCGCCCGCAGCAGCCGCGCAACTGTTCCGCCGGACAGACCAGCGGCCTGAGAGCTGcactcacaaacacaacttcagcagcttcagttaAATTATCAGCCTGAAGTTTTAATGAAGGACTTTGTTTTAGGAAtttcaaaatataaacacacatttcattgaCACAAATGGTGTCTGGTTGAAGACTCAGTACGCATGTGCAGCTGTGTAACAACAACAcgtccccctctctgtctctctcctcgtccctctcattagttaaaaaaaaaaaaaaaaaaaacaatttaaagcaCGATTACAcctcataaataaatatttttctgaGGCTCGTTCACTTCGTTcgttatttacattttggaatTTAATTGCAAACATTTCGGTTTAACTGCAAATCTGTGACCAGGTGTCTGTGACGTGTGGAAATAAGAATTAAAATACGACTGCAGACTGAATCcctttatttaaaaagtgtCTGTGCTCAGAAGGAAAAGCCGCAGCAAAGTCTCCATTTTTAGATGaaatgcatgttttattttcaactcGATCTCAGCGTGTTTCCTCACAACAAACCGGCCAAACtgatagaaataaaacaaagataagggccaaaaataaaaatctctctctctctctctttttttttttttaaggaaacgTGActcgttttgttttgtattgatAATTATTTCCTTTGCGGGCTGAGGTCATCCGTTCGCTCAccttcttctgtcttttttttccttttttttttttttttatttcccactCCATCTCTGTGTGATGTGCTCTGAGTCCCTGGGAGGCACAGGCAGCGTAACGGCTACGTCACAGCTCTCCGGTGTCCCggcatttatttaataatttcactgaatgaaGTGGGAGAGGCACCCAAACCGCCTGGGCCTGCAGACTATGAGCCTACTCGTCTGTTAACTGGCTCACTTGgggggagtgggggggggggtgggtgggCTACTATTCACGTGTGTGCGTCCTCCTGGAGCCTGAAACACGCTGCTgcccaacaaacaaaaaaaaaacagcacagacacGGCGAGCAGCAGCCAAGGAAGCTCTGCTTGGACACACCGTTTCTGACTCTGTGGGCCTGGGTAACAGCAGCACCACGTGACGGTAATTTAATACAAatcacaacaataataataaaattaagaacagcgaaaaaaaaaaaacgactgtGGCAGAATCAGCACACGCCCATAATTCAATTAAATAATGAGAAATTAAAAACATGCTCACACAGATAAAGAAAAGTGATAAATGTCAATGAAGGAGTTTGTCAAGTTGGAAATACTGAGCacgttttaattaaaataacacacatcagaatgcattattattattattattattattattattattattattattattattagcagaGGATGGTGTTACAGGAGGATTATTAACTGACCTGTGTGAGTCCTCTTGTGGATCTTGAGATTTTCTGACCTCGCGAAAACTTTCTCGCAGCCGTGGAAGGGGCAGGGAAAGGGCTTCTCCCCTGTGTGCACCCTGACGTGGTTCACCAGCTTGTATTTGGCTTTGAAAGGCTTCCTGTCCCTCGCACAGCTCTCCCAGTGACACACGTACTCGGAGTGCTCGGGTCCTCCGACGTGCTCCACTGTCACATGGGTGACAAGTTCATACATGGTCCCGAAGGCTCTGGAGCAAGGCAGCTTCCCAACCCCCTCTTGGCCGTCACTCCACTTGCACACCAGCTCGTGCTTCACTGTCTGCTTGGAGCACCTGAGGAAAGCGTCGCCTCCGCCACGCTGGATTGCCATGTTGAGGGGCTTGTAGAGACCCAGGAACTGTGTGACGAGCTGCTGGCTGTTTCCCTTGGGGTTGATAGCCTGGCTGTAAGGGTGAGTCCGGTTGAGGAGGTCGCCAGGTAGACCCAGCATCATCTGGCTGCCGAGGTCTCGGGACGCGTCGGCGGAGGCGTGGGCCTGCTCCTGGTAACTCGTGAAAAAAGCATGGCTCCTGTTGTCCCTGCAGCCAGGGAAGTCACGATACCTTCCAATCCCGCCATGTTGGTTAGCTCTTGATGCCAGTTGATCAGTGACGGGTGGCATGCCGGCTCCAGAGAGATTGGCTCCAATGATAATGCCCCTAGGGCTGTGCTCTAACCGGTGGCCGGGGTATCCAGAGTCTGAAAAATTGGGAACCGAATGGTCAACATATGCACTGGACCTCGTCTCGGGGTAGTCTCGCAAATTGTGCGAGGGGCAGAGTTTTAAGGAACTGCCAGTGGGGTGTCCCATGTGCTCTCCTGCCAAAGGTGGCAGCACCACGCTGGGTTCAGTATTGCTCTCCCCGGGGTTGACGCAAGAGAGAGGGCAGCCACTAAACCTCGAAAGGCttgtcatgttttgttgtgaGTTTGGCTGTGGGTTTGCAAAATCAAACCAATTCAGCACTCAGGAAACACCTATAAAACTCAGGCTCCATGTCCCCCTGTTTGTATATCATCTGCATGTGAAATTCTTGGCCGTGAACTTCGCAGAAGTAGGAACCAGACTCAATTTCGTTAAAGTTGGTGTGAGTCCCATGCCGTTCACTTTGCCCTCTTGATTTGTGGCAATAACCGTGGTAGTAAAAATGCTTCGAAACAGG of the Sparus aurata chromosome 18, fSpaAur1.1, whole genome shotgun sequence genome contains:
- the zic6 gene encoding zic family member 6, whose product is MTSLSRFSGCPLSCVNPGESNTEPSVVLPPLAGEHMGHPTGSSLKLCPSHNLRDYPETRSSAYVDHSVPNFSDSGYPGHRLEHSPRGIIIGANLSGAGMPPVTDQLASRANQHGGIGRYRDFPGCRDNRSHAFFTSYQEQAHASADASRDLGSQMMLGLPGDLLNRTHPYSQAINPKGNSQQLVTQFLGLYKPLNMAIQRGGGDAFLRCSKQTVKHELVCKWSDGQEGVGKLPCSRAFGTMYELVTHVTVEHVGGPEHSEYVCHWESCARDRKPFKAKYKLVNHVRVHTGEKPFPCPFHGCEKVFARSENLKIHKRTHTGEKPFKCEFEGCNRRFANSSDRKKHSHVHSSDKPYMCKVRGCDKCYTHPSSLRKHMKLHCNKAHDAKSGDARPPGDGGHAAEARSTRVPDGVHISPTHPPPTSTQDAPLSPESRDESTLRSRFHHTFDSSLDYSAHRSQPLLDPLLLQRGSYRSQSSQYPCGQTGHTFAQSSRTFPSTSPFQKSIVNGWYTCHSGVDSFPPKQCSNIPTL